The Sporosarcina sp. Te-1 DNA window CCACGTCTTGCTGGTCAAAAGACTCAGTTCGATCGATTAACTCCTGATATGCCACATAGGAATAGAGAGCTTGATTAAGACGTGATTGATCGACCGGCTTGATGATGTAATCAAATGCCCCCGCTCGTTTCGTTTCAACAATTGTCTTTTTATCATTCGCGGCCGAAACGATGATAATATCCAGTGCCGGGTAATGCGTTCTCAAACGGAAGAACAGCGCGAGTCCTTTCATATCCGGTATATAAATATCGAGCAGCACCAAATCCGGCAAAGGTTCACAACCGCATAAATATTGCAGTGCTTCTTCAGCGGATTTCGCGGTATGCATAACATAGAAGGGCTGGATCTTTTCTACGATTTCTTTATGGATGCCCGCAATCCAAAAATCATCCTCAATAATTAACACTTTCAATGGCTGGTCCATTGCTACAACTCCTTTTTCGGTATGACAAGAATAAACAGGGCGCCACCCAGTTCGCTTGGCTCGACCATGATCTCGCCGCCCACCTCTCGAAGTGCTTTCCGGGTTAACGCCAACCCTGTCCCTCTGCCGTAGTCCGACTTAGTGGAGTAGTCTTGGTCAAAAATCCGGTCCGCCTCCTCGGGAGAAATGCCGGTTCCAGAGTCTTCAATCTCAAAGTAGATATCCTCTTCCCCATCCGTGAAATATATGGAGATTTCACGCCTTTTCGGGTGAGACATCTTAATCGATTCAATCGCGTTTTCAACAATGTTTCCGACACCTGTCAACAAAGCCGTCTGCCGCTGTCCTTCGACGGGCTGCGCCAACTGGCTATCCTCTTGGATCGTCAAAGTGATATCCGCTTCATTCGCCTGACTATGCTTGCCTTGCAATAAACCATGCACGAACGGATCTGCCACCCGATCCGCCAAAAACGTGAGCCACTGATCTTGCGTGTCACGTTCTTGTTGGATAAACGCTTCCGCTTCTTCAATTTTATCCAACTGGATTAACCCTAAAATGGTATATAATTTGTTCGAGAACTCATGCGCTTGGGAACGCAACGTATTGGCATATTGCTTCATTTGACTGAACTCTTTCGTTAAATGCTCAATGTCCGTCTTTCGGCGGAACGTTGCGACTGCTCCTGCAAACTCACCATTCTCAATGATCGGCATCCGATTTACCAAAACAACCGAATCGCCAAGAAGCATTTCTTTATCCCATTCCAGTTCCGTCTCTTGCACTCGATGAAATAATTGCCCATAGATGGTGGAATCAACTTGTCCGTTTACAGCTATCATCTCGCTGGCGGCTTTATTCAGCATAGTCAGTTCCCCATGTTGATTAACGGCTACGATCCCTTCCTTCGTCGATTGCAAGATCGCCTCTTTTTGAAGCAGCAATTCCGAAATCTCTTCGGGTTCCATATGAAAAAGCACACGTTTAACATAGGAGGAGATGCAGATCGCCCCCAGAATCCCAAGGACAAAGACTAGAGAGATATAAAACCAGATCACAGACTTCTCTTCATTGATGAGCGCTTCCACATTTCCATTCAAAAAACCGACTGATACGACACCGACGATCTTGCCGTTTTCATTGACGATTGGCACTTTTCCGCGGATGGCTGGACCTAAGGAACCTGTCTGTTTGCTTATATAGGACTCCCCCTGGATGAGAGCCCGATCATTATCTCCCCCCACCATTTTCTCACCCACCCGTTCCTCAACGGGGTGGGAATACCGGATGCTATTATTGTCACCGACAACGATGTATTCCGCATGTGTCGCTTCTTGAATCGGGTTCACGATGGCTTGAATGGCAACGGAATCATTCCGCTCCAATGCTTCCACAACCTCGTCCATCCCGGCTACAGCTGAAGCGACCGTTAGCGCCCTTTTCCCA harbors:
- a CDS encoding response regulator; its protein translation is MDQPLKVLIIEDDFWIAGIHKEIVEKIQPFYVMHTAKSAEEALQYLCGCEPLPDLVLLDIYIPDMKGLALFFRLRTHYPALDIIIVSAANDKKTIVETKRAGAFDYIIKPVDQSRLNQALYSYVAYQELIDRTESFDQQDVDRLFRAMPNEGQPAQMTGQLPKGIDPLTLQEILGFLATHTEEPIGATAISQSVGASRSTVRRYMEYLVSIRQAEAIQHYGGVGRPLRQYIYRGQNEQNAINKE
- a CDS encoding sensor histidine kinase; the protein is MAKTSTVSACGRKRRFYNLHIKMILLISFLLICILIVLGIFLNQLVAKTNETQIGKRALTVASAVAGMDEVVEALERNDSVAIQAIVNPIQEATHAEYIVVGDNNSIRYSHPVEERVGEKMVGGDNDRALIQGESYISKQTGSLGPAIRGKVPIVNENGKIVGVVSVGFLNGNVEALINEEKSVIWFYISLVFVLGILGAICISSYVKRVLFHMEPEEISELLLQKEAILQSTKEGIVAVNQHGELTMLNKAASEMIAVNGQVDSTIYGQLFHRVQETELEWDKEMLLGDSVVLVNRMPIIENGEFAGAVATFRRKTDIEHLTKEFSQMKQYANTLRSQAHEFSNKLYTILGLIQLDKIEEAEAFIQQERDTQDQWLTFLADRVADPFVHGLLQGKHSQANEADITLTIQEDSQLAQPVEGQRQTALLTGVGNIVENAIESIKMSHPKRREISIYFTDGEEDIYFEIEDSGTGISPEEADRIFDQDYSTKSDYGRGTGLALTRKALREVGGEIMVEPSELGGALFILVIPKKEL